One window from the genome of Indicator indicator isolate 239-I01 chromosome 6, UM_Iind_1.1, whole genome shotgun sequence encodes:
- the ADCYAP1 gene encoding pituitary adenylate cyclase-activating polypeptide: MCSKALLALLVYGIIMHCSVYCSPAAGLQYPPLRLEDEVYDEDGNTLQDFAYDHDPLGIANPSSVIGEMYTWYYPPEKRHADGIFSKAYRKLLGQLSARKYLHSLMAKRVGGGSGGPGDEAEPLTKRHIDGIFTDSYSRYRKQMAVKKYLAAVLGKRYKQRVKNKGRRVAYL; encoded by the exons ATGTGTAGCAAAGCGCTCCTGGCACTCCTGGTCTATGGCATAATAATGCACTGCAGTGTCTACTGCTCGCCGGCGGCCGGACTTCAGTACCCGCCGCTCAG gctggaagatgaAGTCTACGACGAGGACGGGAATACCCTACAGGACTTCGCCTACGACCACGATCCCCTCGGTATAGCGAACCCGTCCTCCGTGATCGGCGAGATGTACACCTGGTACTACCCCCCGGAAAAGAG GCACGCCGACGGCATCTTCAGCAAAGCCTACAggaagctgctggggcagctctccGCCAGGAAATACCTGCACTCTCTGATGGCCAAGCGGGTCGG TGGTGGCAGCGGCGGCCCCGGGGACGAGGCGGAGCCGCTGACCAAGCGGCACATAGACGGCATCTTCACGGACAGCTACAGCCGCTACCGGAAACAAATGGCTGTCAAGAAGTACTTAGCAGCCGTCCTGGGGAAAAGGTATAAACAAAGGGTTAAAAACAAAGGACGCCGAGTAGCGTATTTGTAG